In one window of Gossypium arboreum isolate Shixiya-1 chromosome 4, ASM2569848v2, whole genome shotgun sequence DNA:
- the LOC108483556 gene encoding probable protein S-acyltransferase 22: MRKHGWQLPSHPLQVVAVAVFLALGFAFYVFFAPFVGKKMFQYIVMGIYTPLITCCFGLYIWCAAADPADPGVFKSKKYLKIPESGKYSGPKDCKLGGGSATTLHDDNDALVGGKTAEKDTAATDETLKDGAVELEGNDGSMKQSSCLLWIFSPCAVICKCCGSNEESSEQQMSEDGMFYCSLCEVEVFKYSKHCRVCDKCVNHFDHHCRWLNNCIGKRNYRQFFTLMVSAILLLILQWSTGILVLICCFVDRKQFSLDISTKLGSSFSLVPFIIVVALCTILAMVATLPLAQLFFFHILLIKKGISTYDYIIALREQEQELQGVGGQQSPQMSPASSLTGLSSASSFSTFHRGAWCTPPRLFLEDQFDVVPPDTGSVSSFGKKMVREEPIKKKNPGAVKISPWTLARLNAEHVSKAAAEARKKSKILQPVVRRDAPFGLEGDNSFGSSGRRMFPRPDGNRRRAAKRVRLPADLPMESIMNISSKPADKGFTDTSSSLAPLQLEARSAFQTSRAMSSSVGVVTSSPESSLDSPDIHPFRVSSSGAEESRHRTGLPPFNMAGQKGFPLSRSASDGYEASGGEDSDRVPSRIVHRPTNWNNILFSEQTERVVKLKTPSSSGPVNGRML, encoded by the exons ATGAGGAAGCATGGATGGCAGCTTCCTTCTCATCCACTTCAG GTGGTGGCTGTTGCTGTGTTCTTGGCACTTGGATTTGCTTTCTATGTGTTCTTTGCTCCTTTTGTTGGGAAGAAAATGTTTCAATATATTGTGATGGGAATCTATACCCCTCTT ATTACTTGTTGCTTTGGCCTATATATTTGGTGTGCGGCGGCAGATCCTGCAGATCCTGGAGTTTTTAAGTCTAAAAAGTATCTTAAAATTCCTGAAAGCGGAAAGTATTCTGGACCAAAAGACTGTAAATTAGGTGGAGGTTCAGCTACAACCTTGCATGATGATAATGATGCTTTGGTTGGAGGAAAAACTGCAGAAAAGGACACAGCAGCAACTGATGAAACCTTGAAAGACGGTGCTGTTGAACTTGAGGGAAACGATGGTTCAATGAAGCAGTCTTCTTGTTTGCTATGGATTTTCTCTCCTTGTGCTGTTATTTGCAAATGCTGTGGCTCGAATGAAGAATCTTCCGAGCAACAGATGAGTGAAGATGGAATGTTCTATTGCAGTTTGTGTGAAGTTGAG GTTTTCAAATACAGTAAGCACTGCCGAGTCTGTGACAAATGTGTCAACCATTTCGATCATCACTGCAGG TGGCTAAACAATTGTATAGGCAAAAGGAACTACCGACAATTTTTCACTCTCATGGTGTCGGCTATTCTATTG CTTATTCTACAATGGTCAACCGGAATCCTCGTACTTATCTGCTGTTTCGTTGACCGGAAGCAGTTTTCTTTGGATATTTCAACGAAGTTAGGAAGCAGTTTCTCTTTGGTTCCGTTCATTATTGTGGTT GCATTGTGCACAATTTTGGCTATGGTAGCGACGTTACCGCTTGCACAGCTATTCTTCTTTCACATTCTACTCATAAAAAAG GGAATCAGCACATACGATTATATAATAGCTTTACGGGAGCAAGAGCAAGAGCTACAAGGTGTCGGTGGCCAACAGAGTCCACAAATGTCCCCTGCCAGCTCGCTTACTGGATTAAGTAGTGCTAGTTCGTTTTCTACTTTCCACCGGGGTGCATGGTGTACACCCCCACGCTTGTTCCTCGAAGATCAG TTTGATGTTGTTCCTCCTGATACCGGATCTGTAAGTTCGTTCGGGAAAAAAATGGTCCGGGAGGAACCGATTAAGAAGAAGAATCCAGGTGCAGTTAAGATCAGTCCGTGGACATTGGCACGGTTAAATGCGGAACATGTTTCAAAAGCCGCTGCTGAAGCAAGGAAAAAGTCCAAAATCCTGCAGCCCGTTGTGAGACGTGATGCCCCATTTGGGTTAGAAGGGGATAATAGCTTTGGCAGCAGTGGCCGACGAATGTTCCCGAGACCTGATGGCAATAGAAGACGAGCAGCTAAGCGGGTGCGTCTACCCGCAGACCTACCCATGGAGTCCATAATGAACATTTCGTCTAAACCTGCTGATAAAGGTTTCACTGACACATCAAGTAGCTTGGCACCACTTCAACTAGAAGCGCGGAGTGCTTTCCAAACGAGCCGAGCAATGTCGAGCTCAGTTGGGGTTGTTACTTCTTCTCCGGAGAGTAGTTTAGATTCACCAGATATTCATCCATTTCGGGTCTCCTCATCAGGAGCCGAAGAATCAAGACATCGAACAGGTTTACCTCCTTTCAATATGGCTGGTCAAAAGGGATTTCCATTGTCGAGATCCGCTAGTGATGGGTATGAAGCATCCGGTGGGGAAGATAGTGATCGAGTTCCATCAAGAATTGTTCATAGACCAACAAACTGGAACAACATTCTCTTTTCTGAACAGACCGAGAGGGTTGTTAAACTCAAAACACCATCTTCGTCCGGTCCGGTTAACGGTAGAATGCTGTGA
- the LOC108483619 gene encoding 26S proteasome non-ATPase regulatory subunit 11 homolog: MSSSYLPATTDSIAQALEAKTPSEAISILYRVLENPSSAPDALRIKEQAITNLSDLLRQENRAEELRSFLTQLRPFFVLIPKAKTAKIVRGIIDDVAKIPGTSDLQISLCKEVVQWTRAEKRTFLRQRVEAKLAALLMENKEYPEALNLLSGLIKEVRRLDDKLLLVDINLLESKLHFSLRNLPKAKASLTAARTAANAIYVPPAQQGNIDLQSGILHAEEKDYKTAYSYFFEAFEAFNALEDPRAVFSLKYMLLCKIMVSQADDVAGIISSKAGLQYVGPELDAMKAVADAHSKRSLKLFEIALRDFQAQLEEDPIVHRHLSSLYDTLLEQNLCRLIEPFSRVEIAHIAELIELPVDHVEKKLSQMILDKKFAGTLDQGAGCLVIFDDPKADAIYPATLETISNIGKVVDSLYVRSAKIMT; the protein is encoded by the coding sequence ATGTCTTCATCATACCTCCCTGCAACCACTGATTCAATTGCTCAGGCTCTAGAAGCCAAAACACCATCTGAAGCCATATCAATCCTTTATCGTGTACTAGAAAATCCTTCATCCGCTCCTGATGCTCTGCGGATTAAAGAGCAGGCCATAACGAATCTCTCTGATCTTCTTAGACAAGAGAACCGAGCAGAGGAGCTTAGAAGTTTTCTGACTCAATTGAGGCCCTTTTTTGTATTAATTCCCAAGGCAAAAACTGCTAAAATCGTCCGTGGTATAATCGACGATGTAGCTAAAATACCAGGAACCTCGGATCTGCAGATTTCTCTTTGCAAAGAAGTGGTGCAGTGGACTCGTGCTGAGAAGCGAACTTTCCTTCGCCAACGAGTTGAAGCAAAGCTTGCAGCTCTTTTGATGGAGAACAAGGAGTATCCTGAAGCACTGAATCTCCTTTCTGGCTTAATCAAGGAGGTTAGAAGGTTGGATGACAAGCTGCTTCTCGTTGACATAAACTTGTTGGAGAGTAAGCTTCATTTCTCTCTCCGAAACCTCCCTAAAGCCAAGGCATCTCTAACCGCTGCAAGAACAGCTGCAAATGCTATTTATGTGCCACCAGCACAACAGGGTAACATAGATTTGCAGAGCGGAATTCTCCATGCGGAGGAGAAGGATTACAAAACTGCTTATAGCTATTTCTTCGAAGCATTTGAAGCTTTCAATGCACTTGAAGATCCTCGTGCTGTATTTAGCCTCAAGTACATGTTGTTGTGCAAAATAATGGTGAGCCAGGCCGATGATGTTGCTGGTATAATATCCTCCAAAGCAGGCCTACAATACGTGGGGCCTGAACTCGATGCCATGAAAGCTGTTGCTGATGCTCACTCAAAACGTTCTCTGAAGCTTTTCGAGATTGCTCTTCGTGATTTCCAGGCCCAACTCGAGGAAGATCCTATCGTTCACAGGCACCTTTCTTCCCTTTACGACACTCTATTGGAGCAGAACCTCTGCAGATTAATTGAACCTTTCTCTAGGGTTGAGATTGCCCATATTGCCGAGCTCATTGAATTGCCTGTAGACCACGTGGAGAAGAAACTTTCTCAGATGATTCTGGATAAGAAGTTTGCAGGGACTTTGGATCAGGGTGCAGGATGTCTTGTCATATTTGATGATCCCAAGGCCGATGCCATCTATCCGGCAACATTAGAAACCATCTCCAACATTGGCAAGGTTGTCGATAGCCTTTATGTGAGGTCTGCTAAGATAATGACATAG
- the LOC108483002 gene encoding ARF guanine-nucleotide exchange factor GNOM, which produces MGRLKLQSGIKAIEEEPEDYDMTYSNKTTLACMINSEIGAVLAVMRRNVRWGGRYMSSDDQLEHSLIQSLKALRKQIFLWQNQWHTINPAAYLQPFLDVIQSDETGAPITAVALSSVHKILTLDVIDQNTANVEEAMRLVVDSVTSCRFEVTDQASEEVVLMKILHVLLACMKSKASVMLSNQHVCTIVNTCFRIVHQAEKKAELLQRIARHTMHELVRCIFSHLLNVENTKHALVNRSGTAKLELGAIDNDYAFGAKQAENGNGSEYDDQASSGSFATNSVGLVGTVREESMAVAGNGKETVPYDSLLMTEPYGVPCMVEIFHFLCTLLNTVEHVGMDPRSNTLTFDEDVPLFALGLINSAIELGGPSFRRHPRLLSLIQDELFRNLMQFGLSMSPLILSMVCSIVLNLYHHLRTELKLQLEAFFSCVILRLAQGKYGASYQQQEVAMEALVDFCRQKTFMVEMYANLDCDITCRNVFEDLANLLSKSAFPVNCPLSAMHILALDGLIAVIQGMAERIGNGSVSSEQSPVILEEYLPFWMVKCDNYADPVHWVPFVRRRKYIKRRLMIGADHFNRDPKKGLEFLQGTHLLPDKLDPQSVACFFRYTAGLDKNLVGDFLGNHDEFCVQVLHEFAGTFDFQDMNLDTALRLFLETFRLPGESQKIQRVLEAFSERYYEQSPQILANKDAALLLSYSLIMLNTDQHNVQVKKKMTEEDFIRNNRHINGGNDLPRDFLSELYRSICKNEIRTTPEQGFGYPEMTPSRWIDLMHKSKKTAPFIVADSRAYLDHDMFAIMSGPTIAAISVVFDHAEHEDVYQTCIDGFLAVAKISACHHLEDVLDDLVVSLCKFTTLLNPSSVEEPVLAFGDDAKARMATVTVFTIANRYGDYIRTGWRNILDCILRLHKLGLLPARVASDAADESELSADPGHGKPITNSLSSAHLQSIGTPRRSSGLMGRFSQLLSLDTEEPRSQPTEQQLAAHQRTLQTIQKCHIDSIFTESKFLQAESLLQLARALIWAAGRPQKGSSSPEDEDTAVFCLELLIAITLNNRDRIVLLWQGVYEHIANIVQSTVMPCALVEKAVFGLLRICQRLLPYKENLADELLRSLQLVLKLDARVADAYCEQITQEVSRLVKANATHIRSQMGWRTITSLLSITARHPEASEAGFDALLFIMSDGAHLLPANYVLCIDAARQFAESRVGQAERSVRALDLMSGSVDCLARWTCEAKEAMGEDDAGKMSQDIGDLWLRLVQGLRKVCLDQREEVRNHALLSLQKCLTGVDGIHISHGLWLQCFDLVIFTMLDDLLEIAQGHQKDYRNMEGTLILATKLLSKVFLQLLHELSQLTTFCKLWLGVLSRMEKYMKVKVRGKKSEKLQELVLELLKNILLVMKTRVILMQRSALGGDSLWELTWLHVNNIAPSLQSEVFPDQGPELKHGETGCAVSGETVSVPSNETITLEGAGAGS; this is translated from the exons ATGGGGCGACTCAAGCTGCAATCTGGGATCAAGGCAATTGAGGAAGAACCTGAAGACTATGATATGACATATTCTAACAAAACTACTTTAGCATGTATGATTAATTCTGAAATAGGTGCTGTATTAGCTGTCATGAGGAGAAATGTAAGATGGGGTGGTCGATACATGTCGAGTGACGATCAGCTAGAACACTCTTTAATTCAGTCATTGAAGGCATTAAGAAAGCAAATATTTTTGTGGCAGAATCAGTGGCATACCATCAACCCTGCTGCGTATCTCCAGCCTTTTTTGGATGTGATTCAATCTGATGAAACTGGTGCACCAATCACTGCTGTTGCTCTATCATCTGTTCATAAAATTTTAACCCTTGATGTAATTGATCAAAATACTGCAAATGTTGAAGAAGCTATGCGTTTGGTAGTTGATTCTGTGACTAGCTGCCGATTTGAGGTGACAGATCAAGCATCAGAGGAAGTGGTACTGATGAAGATACTTCACGTTCTTCTTGCTTGCATGAAAAGTAAAGCCTCAGTTATGTTGAGTAATCAGCATGTTTGCACAATCGTTAACACTTGCTTTCGAATAGTTCACCAAGCAGAGAAGAAAGCTGAATTGTTGCAGCGGATAGCCCGCCACACAATGCACGAACTTGTTAGGTGTATATTTTCACACCTTTTGAATGTTGAGAACACAAAGCATGCATTGGTTAACAGAAGTGGCACTGCTAAACTAGAG CTTGGTGCAATAGATAACGATTATGCATTTGGGGCTAAGCAAGCAGAAAATGGAAATGGCTCTGAGTATGATGATCAAGCATCTTCTGGAAGTTTTGCAACCAATTCTGTAGGTCTGGTAGGAACTGTGAGGGAAGAAAGTATGGCAGTAGCTGGTAATGGAAAGGAGACAGTCCCATATGATTCGCTCCTCATGACAGAGCCATATGGTGTCCCTTGCATGGTGGAGATATTTCATTTCTTGTGTACTTTACTAAATACTGTTGAGCATGTGGGAATGGATCCGCGCTCAAATACCCTGACATTTGATGAAGATGTGCCACTTTTTGCCTTGGGCTTAATTAACTCTGCCATAGAATTGGGTGGGCCTTCCTTTCGTCGTCACCCAAGGCTATTAAGCTTGATTCAGGATGAATTATTTCGTAATctgatgcaatttgggttgtcaaTGAGTCCACTTATTCTTTCAATGGTGTGTAGTATTGTTTTAAATCTTTATCACCATCTGCGTACAGAACTCAAACTACAACTCGAGGCTTTCTTTTCCTGTGTAATTCTGAGGCTTGCACAAGGAAAATATGGAGCTTCATACCAGCAGCAGGAGGTGGCCATGGAAGCTCTAGTTGATTTCTGCAGGCAGAAAACATTTATGGTGGAGATGTATGCCAATTTAGATTGTGACATAACTTGCCGCAATGTGTTTGAAGACCTTGCTAATTTGTTGTCAAAGAGTGCATTCCCTGTGAACTGCCCTTTGTCTGCAATGCACATTCTTGCCTTGGATGGTTTAATTGCTGTTATCCAGGGAATGGCTGAGAGGATCGGGAATGGTTCGGTTAGTTCAGAGCAGTCCCCAGTTATTCTCGAGGAATATCTGCCATTCTGGATGGTGAAGTGTGATAACTATGCTGATCCAGTTCATTGGGTTCCATTTGTCAGGCGGAGAAAATACATCAAGAGAAGGTTGATGATTGGAGCTGATCACTTCAACCGGGACCCAAAAAAAGGGCTAGAGTTCCTACAAGGAACACATCTTCTGCCTGACAAACTTGACCCCCAAAGTGTGGCTTGCTTTTTCAGGTACACTGCTGGATTAGATAAGAATCTTGTTGGGGATTTCCTAGGAAATCATGATGAGTTCTGTGTTCAGGTTCTTCATGAATTTGCTGGGACTTTTGATTTCCAAGATATGAATCTGGATACTGCACTAAGACTGTTCCTGGAAACTTTTCGATTGCCTGGAGAATCACAAAAGATACAAAGGGTGCTGGAGGCATTCTCTGAGAGGTACTATGAGCAATCGCCACAGATTCTAGCTAACAAGGATGCTGCTTTGCTATTATCATATTCACTTATAATGCTTAACACTGACCAGCACAATGTCCAAGTAAAGAAAAAGATGACAGAGGAGGATTTCATCCGGAATAATCGGCATATAAATGGAGGCAATGATCTTCCTCGAGATTTTTTGTCAGAACTATACCGCTCAATATGCAAGAATGAGATCCGCACAACACCAGAACAAGGCTTTGGCTATCCTGAAATGACCCCTAGTCGGTGGATAGATCTAATGCACAAGTCTAAGAAAACTGCACCATTCATTGTAGCTGATTCTAGAGCATACCTTGACCATGATATGTTCGCAATAATGTCAGGTCCAACAATTGCTGCTATCTCTGTTGTATTTGATCATGCTGAACATGAAGATGTTTACCAGACCTGTATTGATGGATTCTTAGCTGTTGCAAAGATTTCTGCATGCCATCATCTTGAAGATGTACTGGATGACCTAGTTGTGTCACTCTGCAAGTTTACCACTCTTTTGAATCCATCATCTGTTGAGGAACCAGTGTTGGCTTTCGGTGATGATGCTAAAGCCAGGATGGCAACTGTTACTGTTTTTACTATTGCAAATAGATATGGTGATTACATTCGTACAGGTTGGAGGAATATACTGGATTGTATCTTGCGACTGCACAAGCTGGGGCTTCTTCCAGCTCGTGTAGCTAGTGATGCAGCTGATGAGTCAGAGCTCTCTGCAGACCCTGGTCATGGAAAGCCCATTACGAATTCTTTATCTTCAGCTCACTTACAGTCCATAGGAACCCCCCGTAGATCCTCTGGATTGATGGGCCGGTTCAGTCAGCTTTTATCCCTTGATACAGAGGAGCCAAGATCACAGCCCACTGAGCAACAACTTGCTGCTCATCAACGCACCCTTCAGACAATTCAAAAATGCCATATTGACAGCATATTTACTGAGAGTAAGTTTTTGCAAGCTGAATCTTTGTTGCAACTAGCACGGGCCCTAATTTGGGCTGCAGGGCGGCCCCAGAAAGGGAGTAGCTCACCTGAGGATGAAGACACTGCAGTTTTCTGCCTGGAGTTGCTTATTGCAATTACCTTGAACAACCGTGATAGGATTGTGCTTCTATGGCAGGGTGTCTATGAGCACATAGCTAATATTGTTCAATCTACCGTTATGCCTTGTGCGCTGGTAGAGAAGGCAGTTTTTGGGCTTCTTAGAATTTGCCAAAGGCTGCTTCCTTACAAAGAGAACCTGGCTGATGAACTCTTGAGGTCCCTGCAACTTGTCTTGAAGCTTGATGCTCGAGTGGCTGATGCATACTGTGAGCAAATTACACAGGAAGTAAGTCGCTTAGTGAAGGCAAATGCTACACATATCAGATCTCAAATGGGGTGGCGTACAATAACATCTTTACTGTCCATCACAGCCCGGCATCCAGAAGCATCTGAAGCAGGTTTCGATGCGCTTTTATTTATTATGTCTGATGGGGCTCACTTGCTTCCAGCCAATTATGTTCTCTGCATAGATGCTGCGAGGCAGTTTGCGGAGTCTCGTGTTGGACAGGCAGAGCGATCTGTACGTGCACTGGATCTTATGTCCGGTTCAGTTGATTGTTTGGCAAGGTGGACCTGTGAGGCTAAGGAAGCAATGGGAGAGGACGATGCTGGTAAGATGTCTCAGGATATTGGTGATTTATGGTTGAGGCTTGTGCAGGGACTCAGAAAAGTTTGTTTGGACCAGAGAGAAGAGGTCAGAAACCATGCTCTTCTGTCATTGCAGAAGTGCTTGACTGGAGTAGATGGGATCCACATTTCTCATGGTTTATGGTTGCAGTGTTTCGATCTTGTGATCTTCACAATGCTCGATGACTTGCTTGAAATTGCTCAGGGACACCAAAAAGACTACCGAAACATGGAAGGCACACTTATTCTTGCCACAAAGCTCCTTTCCAAAGTGTTCTTACAGCTGCTCCATGAGCTCTCTCAGTTAACTACATTTTGCAAACTGTGGCTCGGTGTACTCAGCCGAATGGAAAAATATATGAAAGTAAAAGTCCGAGGTAAGAAAAGTGAGAAGCTTCAGGAGCTTGTGCTCGAGCTTCTCAAGAACATCTTGCTTGTAATGAAGACAAGGGTAATACTCATGCAGAGGAGTGCACTAGGTGGAGATAGCTTGTGGGAACTGACATGGCTGCATGTGAATAACATTGCGCCATCTTTGCAGTCGGAGGTTTTCCCTGATCAGGGTCCAGAGCTCAAGCATGGCGAAACCGGTTGTGCAGTTTCCGGTGAAACAGTTTCTGTTCCTTCaaatgaaacaatcacccttgaAGGGGCTGGTGCGGGAAGTTAA
- the LOC108480560 gene encoding uncharacterized protein LOC108480560 translates to MDSLSSVSPSIVLPPTNPLPTRRRHRPQVVAFSFATNTRLPRFSSFFGVKLKGRLNRVVDCKCKFNGGDARRGEEDGHGGNDDGVDGEKDEVERALHLDGTIPSTSSEFLRRVSSRAYDMRRHLQQSFDSSSYDVLEANPWRDPLKPVYVLTHKENQLCTMKTRRNRSEVETELGLLFSKGGKRSSGFGNKTEQPRSGTKFEMLVEDVREGVLVFEDENEAAKYCDLMQGGGQGCEGVAEIDASSVFDLCRTVRALVVLFRRGRTPPLPQSLELNLKARKRSLEDQEGLI, encoded by the exons ATGGATTCCCTGTCGTCTGTCTCTCCATCTATAGTTCTACCTCCGACCAACCCTTTACCGACACGACGGCGGCATCGTCCCCAAGTTGTTGCCTTCTCGTTTGCCACCAATACCCGTCTTCCTCGCTTTTCGTCTTTCTTTGGCGTGAAGCTTAAAGGGAGATTGAATCGAGTTGTTGATTGTAAATGCAAATTCAACGGAGGGGATGCGAGAAGAGGAGAAGAAGATGGTCATGGTGGTAACGATGATGGTGTTGATGGTGAGAAAGACGAGGTTGAAAGGGCGCTTCATTTGGACGGTACGATTCCATCTACTTCCAGCGAGTTCTTGCGACGGGTTTCATCTCGGGCGTATGATATGCGGAGGCATTTGCAGCAAAGTTTTGATAGCAGCAGTTATGATG TGTTGGAGGCAAATCCATGGAGAGATCCTTTGAAACCTGTATACGTGTTAACTCACAAGGAAAACCAGTTGTGCACAATGAAAACTCGAAGAAACCGCAG TGAAGTCGAAACGGAACTTGGCTTATTGTTTTCTAAAGGAGGAAAGCGGAGTTCTGGGTTCggaaacaaaaccgaacagcctaGATCTGGTACTAAGTTTGAGATGCTGGTGGAGGATGTTAGGGAAGGAGTTCTT GTATTCGAAGATGAGAATGAAGCTGCAAAATATTGTGACTTAATGCAGGGAGGAGGGCAAGGATGTGAAGGTGTTGCAGAGATCGATGCTTCATCG GTATTCGATCTTTGCCGAACGGTGAGGGCACTCGTGGTTCTCTTCCGCAGGGGAAGAACACCTCCGTTACCTCAAAGTCTCGAGCTCAACCTGAAAGCCCGGAAAAGATCGCTTGAAGATCAAGAGGGCCTGATATAA